One Oreochromis niloticus isolate F11D_XX linkage group LG16, O_niloticus_UMD_NMBU, whole genome shotgun sequence genomic window carries:
- the tank gene encoding TRAF family member-associated NF-kappa-B activator isoform X1 has protein sequence MSGANFTRRAHVCCVSDDCGAQGMERNIGDQLNKAFEAYRQVSIEKDIAKKELQKVTEYYEQYTRDLQKQIEDQQQLISELEAKLSATRQPSGEMKCEPCSHLLDGASTYRKLQYPENMGSVAVAPNMPVNSSVDYQEMREAFEAIEGKFRQIRSLTKRQKDYLKRFHGGSDTSNDQRFSMPIQCTDRTADSEGPFSSALRTPVDISPMSTSLASRGASQEDKDLVESLTKLSVKFPPSADSEYDFLNSAPDRQIGLPMAVPRPLSNVSSTVTEKESVPFVYPNSPSHTTSSTLSQESVRGPQQSVWIPDLCDAAAVGTELETPQSSTPECAFCNAVVPPDQMNSHLYLHFSHKNEADK, from the exons TTTCACTCGTAGGGCTCATGTGTGCTGTGTCAGTGATGATTGTGGAGCACAAGGCATGGAAAGGAACATCGGAGACCAGCTCAATAAAGCATTTGAAGCTTATCGTCAGGTCTCCATTGAAAAGGACATTGCTAAAAAGGAGCTGCAGAAAGTG ACTGAGTATTATGAGCAATACACTCGAGACCTTCAAAAGCAGATAGAAGATCAACAGCAACTGATTTCAGAACTTGAAGCAAAGTTGTCAGCAACAAGGCAACCATCAG gaGAAATGAAATGCGAGCCATGTAGTCATCTTCTTGACGGGGCCAGCACTTATAGGAAATTACAGTACCCG GAGAATATGGGCTCTGTTGCCGTTGCTCCTAATATGCCAGTCAACAGCAGCGTTGACTA TCAGGAAATGCGGGAAGCATTTGAAGCCATTGAAGGGAAATTTCGACAGATCCGGTCTTtaaccaaaagacaaaaagattaCTTAAAAAGATTCCATGGAGGAAGTGATACATCAAATG ATCAGCGGTTCTCCATGCCCATCCAATGCACAGACCGTACCGCAGATTCAGAGGGACCCTTTTCCTCAGCTCTAAGGACACCAGTGGATATCTCTCCCATGTCTACCTCTCTGGCGTCCCGTGGCGCCAGCCAGGAGGACAAGGACTTGGTGGAATCTCTCACCAAACTGAGCGTCAAATTCCCGCCCTCTGCGGACAGTGAATATGACTTCCTGAACAGTGCTCCAGATAGACAGATTGGTCTGCCCATGGCTGTCCCGCGACCTCTCAGTAATGTCTCCTCCACAGTGACAGAGAAGGAGTCCGTGCCTTTTGTCTACCCTAACTCCCCCTCCCACACAACATCATCTACACTCTCCCAGGAGAGCGTGCGGGGACCCCAGCAG TCTGTCTGGATACCGGATCTGTGTGATGCAGCTGCTGTGGGGACAGAGCTGGAGACACCTCAGAGCAGCACTCCTGAATGTGCTTTCTGCAATGCTGTGGTTCCTCCAGACCAAATGAACAGCCACCTGTACTTGCATTTCTCTCATAAGAATGAAGCAGACAAGTGA
- the tank gene encoding TRAF family member-associated NF-kappa-B activator isoform X2, translating to MERNIGDQLNKAFEAYRQVSIEKDIAKKELQKVTEYYEQYTRDLQKQIEDQQQLISELEAKLSATRQPSGEMKCEPCSHLLDGASTYRKLQYPENMGSVAVAPNMPVNSSVDYQEMREAFEAIEGKFRQIRSLTKRQKDYLKRFHGGSDTSNDQRFSMPIQCTDRTADSEGPFSSALRTPVDISPMSTSLASRGASQEDKDLVESLTKLSVKFPPSADSEYDFLNSAPDRQIGLPMAVPRPLSNVSSTVTEKESVPFVYPNSPSHTTSSTLSQESVRGPQQSVWIPDLCDAAAVGTELETPQSSTPECAFCNAVVPPDQMNSHLYLHFSHKNEADK from the exons ATGGAAAGGAACATCGGAGACCAGCTCAATAAAGCATTTGAAGCTTATCGTCAGGTCTCCATTGAAAAGGACATTGCTAAAAAGGAGCTGCAGAAAGTG ACTGAGTATTATGAGCAATACACTCGAGACCTTCAAAAGCAGATAGAAGATCAACAGCAACTGATTTCAGAACTTGAAGCAAAGTTGTCAGCAACAAGGCAACCATCAG gaGAAATGAAATGCGAGCCATGTAGTCATCTTCTTGACGGGGCCAGCACTTATAGGAAATTACAGTACCCG GAGAATATGGGCTCTGTTGCCGTTGCTCCTAATATGCCAGTCAACAGCAGCGTTGACTA TCAGGAAATGCGGGAAGCATTTGAAGCCATTGAAGGGAAATTTCGACAGATCCGGTCTTtaaccaaaagacaaaaagattaCTTAAAAAGATTCCATGGAGGAAGTGATACATCAAATG ATCAGCGGTTCTCCATGCCCATCCAATGCACAGACCGTACCGCAGATTCAGAGGGACCCTTTTCCTCAGCTCTAAGGACACCAGTGGATATCTCTCCCATGTCTACCTCTCTGGCGTCCCGTGGCGCCAGCCAGGAGGACAAGGACTTGGTGGAATCTCTCACCAAACTGAGCGTCAAATTCCCGCCCTCTGCGGACAGTGAATATGACTTCCTGAACAGTGCTCCAGATAGACAGATTGGTCTGCCCATGGCTGTCCCGCGACCTCTCAGTAATGTCTCCTCCACAGTGACAGAGAAGGAGTCCGTGCCTTTTGTCTACCCTAACTCCCCCTCCCACACAACATCATCTACACTCTCCCAGGAGAGCGTGCGGGGACCCCAGCAG TCTGTCTGGATACCGGATCTGTGTGATGCAGCTGCTGTGGGGACAGAGCTGGAGACACCTCAGAGCAGCACTCCTGAATGTGCTTTCTGCAATGCTGTGGTTCCTCCAGACCAAATGAACAGCCACCTGTACTTGCATTTCTCTCATAAGAATGAAGCAGACAAGTGA